From a single Cryptococcus neoformans var. neoformans B-3501A chromosome 3, whole genome shotgun sequence genomic region:
- a CDS encoding hypothetical protein (Match to ESTs gb|CF192244.1|CF192244, gb|CF189028.1|CF189028, gb|CF189027.1|CF189027; HMMPfam hit to Enolase_C, Enolase, C-terminal TIM barrel domain, score: 632.0, E(): 4e-187; HMMPfam hit to Enolase_N, Enolase, N-terminal domain, score: 63.4, E(): 5.9e-16): protein MGKGVLKAVENVNKVIAPALIDSKLPVTSQKEIDDLLIKLDGTENKGKLGANAILGVSMAVSEAAAADKGVPLYGYLAQLAGVSEPYVLPVPAFNVINGGSHAGNALAFQEFMLLPTGASSFTEAMKMGSETYHTLKKVITKKYGIDAANVGDEGGFAPNVSGAEESLDLLTEAIKQAGYTGKVQIGLDVASSEFFKEGKYDLDFKNPNSDSSKWLSGKELADLYHGYCEKYDICSIEDPFHEDDFDAWAAYNQTAKIQIVGDDLLVTNPRRIKMAIEKKACNALLLKINQIGTISESIQAVQLAQSNGWGVMTSHRSGETESTYIADLAVALRTGEIKTGAPCRSERMAKYNQLLRIEEQLEGKSIFAGGKGLSKGTTAPELHSSK from the exons ATGGGCAAGG GTGTCCTCAAGGCCGTTGAGAACGTCAACAAGGTCATTGCCCCCGCCCTTATCGACTCTAAGCTTCCCGTCACCTCccagaaggagattgacGACCTTCTCATTAAGCTCGACGGTACTGAGAACAAGGGCAAGCTCGGTGCCAACGCTATCCTCGGTGTCTCCATGGCCGTTTCCGaggctgctgccgctgacAAG GGCGTCCCTCTCTACGGCTACCTCGCTCAGCTCGCCGGTGTGTCTGAGCCTTACGTCCTCCCTGTTCCTGCTTTCAACGTCATCAACGGTGGTTCCCACGCTGGTAACGCCCTTGCCTTCCAGGAGTTCATGCTCCTCCCCACTGGTGCTTCCAGCTTCACTGAAGCTATGAAGATGGGTTCCGAGACCTACCAcaccttgaagaaggtcatCACCAAGAAGTACGGTATTGACGCCGCCAATGTCGGTGACGAAGGTGGTTTTGCCCCCAATGTCTCTGGTGCTGAGGAGTCTCTCGACCTCCTTACTGAGGCTATCAAGCAGGCCGGTTACACTGGCAAGGTCCAGATCGGTCTTGACGTTGCTTCCTCTGAGTTCTTCAAGGAGGGCAAGTACGACCTTGACTTCAAG AACCCCAACTCTGACTCCTCCAAGTGGCTCTCCGGTAAGGAGCTCGCCGACCTCTACCACGGCTACTGCGAGAAGTACGACATCTGCTCCATCGAGGATCCATTCCACGAGGATGACTTTGACGCCTGGGCCGCCTATAACCAGACCGCCAAGATCCAGATTGTCGGTGACGACCTTTTGGTCACCAACCCTCGACGAATCAAGATGGCtatcgagaagaaggcctGTAACGCCCTCTTGCTCAAGATCAACCAGATCGGTACCATCTCTGAGTCTATTCAGGC CGTTCAGCTCGCTCAGTCTAACGGCTGGGGTGTCATGACCTCTCACCGATCCGGTGAGACCGAGTCTACCTACATTGCCGACCTTGCCGTTGCCCTCAGGACTGGTGAGATCAAGACTGGTGCTCCTTGCCGATCCGAGCGAATGGCCA AGTACAACCAGCTTCTTCGTATCGAGGAGCAGCTCGAGGGTAAGAGCATCTTTGCTGGCGGCAAGGGTCTCTCCAAGGGTACCACCGCTCCCGAGCTCCACTCTTCCAAGTAA